Part of the Granulicella cerasi genome is shown below.
CCAGCTCGCTCGGCGTGGTGGACCCGACGCGCGTCGGCGTCATGGGTCACAGCTACGGCGCGTTCATGACAGCGAACCTGCTCGCGCACTCGAACCTCTTCCGCGCCGGCATCGCCCGCTCGGGAGCCTACAACCGCACGCTCACCCCCTACGGCTTCCAGAACGAAGACCGCACCTACTGGCAGGCCCCGCAGGTGTACTTCAATATGTCGCCGTTCTCCTTCGCGGACAAGATCAAGACACCGATCCTGCTCATCCACGGCGAGGCCGACGACAACACCGGCACCTTCCCCATCCAGAGCGAGCGCTTCTACGCCGCGCTGAAGGGCCAGGGCGCCACGGTGCGCCTCGTCTTCCTTCCGCTGGAGCCGCACCACTACGGCGCCAAGGAAAGCGTCGACCACATGCTCTGGGAGATGGAGCGCTGGCTCGACACGTATGTGAAGCCGAAGGAGCCGGTCGCGGCAGCGAAGTAGGCAACGCAACAACCGCGAACGGCGCAGAGTTCACGCTCTGCGCCGTTTTGCTTCTAGAGCATTTCGACCCGGCTGCGATAAGACTCTGGCGTTTCAATGACAAACGCCGTTTGCCCCGCGAGGGCTAACAGGTCGCTGTCGCCGCTCACGAGCAGTTCCGCATGCGCCGTGTGCGCGAGATCGAGGAATGGCTGATCCTTCACATCACGGCAGTGGATGGGACAAGAGCTGACCTCTGCCACTACCTCGCAAAACGGCAGATACTGCGCCAACAACTCGCGTTGATCCTCTGCCGACAGCCTGAACTTGGGATACGCCAGCACTCGCGTGAGCTCCGCCGCCGTAGCCGTTGCAACAAGCGGCACGCAATCGCCTGACTCCCAATGCGCCAGCAACCAAGCGAGTCGGCCCCCGCGAAACAGCAGCGCAGACACGACGGTTGTGGTGTCGAAGACGACGCGGCGCGGCATGTTTACTCGCGCGCCCACATCACGGCGTCAGCGACATCGGACTCCGTGATGCCAAGCTGCTCGAGCTTTGCCTTCACCTCATCCAGACGGCTGGGGCGCATCGGCTTCAGCACGATGGACTCGCCATCCGTGCTCACCTCGAAGTACTCGACCTTGCCGAAGCGCGCGATAACAGCTTTGGGGAGCGTGATCTGGTTCTTGATCGTCTTCTTCGCGAGCATCCGTTGCCTCCGGAGGAAAGTAAGGAAACAAGGAAATGATACTCCGAGCTGTCGCAATCGATCTTGCCTTCCCCCACAAACCGGCCTACACTAAATACAGCAGATGATTCCTTTCTGCCCTGACCGTGAGCGCACCGGCAGTCGGCGGAAGTGGAGTGGGCGAAAGCCCACTTTTTTATTTGCCCTGAACTGGCCTCAGCGCATCACGCCCCGGCCCATAACCGCATCAAAAGTCGAGTCTGACGTTATGGCAATTTCGCTGGAATCAATTCGCGCCACCGCAGAACGAGTCGCGACTTCGCACGGCCTGGAGGTCGTCGAAGTTGAGTTCGCGGGCGGTGGCAAGCATCGCACTCTGCGTGTTTTCGTCGAAAAGGACGAGGCCGGTCGCGCAGCTCTGCGCGCGCAGGCCGAGGATCCCGAACAGGCCGAACTATTGCCCAAGGGCGTGCCGCTCGAAGTTCTCTCCGGCACCACGCATGAGGATTGCGCGGCCTTCGCGCAGGACTTCGGCACCGTGCTCGATGTCGAGGAGCTCATCCCCGGCACGACCGAGTACACCCTCGAAGTCAGCTCCCCGGGTCTTGAGCGCAAGCTGCTCAAGCCCGCCGACTGGACCCGCTTCAACGGCCAGATCGTGAAGCTGCAAACCTTTACTCCTGTCGAGGCTAACCGCCACTTCACCGGCCGACTCACCGCCTTCGACGGCACCGACCTTACGCTGGACCTTTCTGCCGTAAAGCAGAAGGGGAAGGCCAAGAAATCCAGCACCTCGCAGACGGTATCCATCGCTCTGCACAACGTGGAAAAGGCGCACCTCGTCGCCGAAATCTAAGAAAGGCAAGGGTCCAGGTTCCAGGGCCCAGGGTCCAGCGAGTACATCGCGTTCCCTCACCCCTGGCCCCTGAGCCCTGAACCCTCGAAAATGGCAAGCCCTCTTTATCAGTCCATCGAATTGCTTTCGCGCGAAAAAGGCATCGACCCGGAGATCGTGGTCGGGGCCGTGGAAGACGCCATCGCGTTGGCGACGCGCAAGTTCTACAAGACCACCGAGAACATGCGCGGTGAGTTCGACCGCGAGACCGGCGAAATCCGCGCCTATGTCTACAAGACCGTCGTCGAAGGCGAAGAGCAGGTAGAAGAACCCGAGAACCAGTTGACGCTCGACGCCGCGCGCGAAATCGCGCCCGAGGTCGAAGTCGGCGGCGAACTGCGCTTCTATAAGGACACCTCCCCGCTCGGCCGCATCGCCGCGCAGATGGCCAAGCAGGTCATCTTCCAGAAGGTGCGCGAAGCAGAGCGCGACACCGTATTCCTCGAATATGGCGACAAGTCCGGCGAAATCATCAATGCGACCGTCAAGCGCCTCGAGCCGATGGACGTGATCTTCGACCTCGGCAAGGCGGAAGCCCGTATGCCGAAGCGTGAGCAGAGCCGCCTTGAGCAGTTCGCCGTCGGCGAGCGCGTTCGCGTCGTACTGCTTCGCGTGGACCGCGCCGCCAAGGGCCCGCAGGTCATCGTGAGCCGCGCCGCTCCTGCGCTGGTGCAGAGCCTCTTCCAGTCCGAAGTGCCGGAAATCTACGACGGCACCGTGGCCGTGAAGGCGATCGCCCGCGAAGCCGGCGAGCGCACCAAGATCGCCGTACAGAGCCGCGATAAGGACGTCGACCCCGTCGGCGCCTGCGTCGGCATGAAGGGCATGCGCGTGCAGTCGATCATCCGCGAACTCCGCGGCGAAAAGATCGACATCATCGAGTACTCGGACGAGATCACGACCTTTGCCGAGAAGGCTTTGCAGCCGGCCAAGGCATCGCGCGTTTCGATCACCGATCTGGCGGAAAAGCAGCTTGAAGTCATCGTGGACGACACGCAGCTTTCGCTCGCCATCGGCAAGAAGGGCCAGAACGTCCGCCTCGCGGCGAAGCTCCTGGGCTGGAAGATCGACATCAAGAGCGAGGAAGAGAAGCGCCAGGAAGTCGAACAGCAGATGCAGGCGATGAGCGGCGGTCCGTCGACGCCGATCGAGCAGGTGACCGAACTCGACCACGCCATCATGGAAAAGCTGATCGCCGCTGGCATCACGACCGTGGAAGCCGTGGCCGACATGACCGAGGAAGAGCTCGGCGAGGTTCCGGGCATTGGCGAGAAGTCGGTGACCAAGATCGCAACCGCCGTGCGCCACTACTTCGGACACTACGAAGAAGGCGAAGCGAGGCCTGAAGTCGCCGCGGAAGAGCGTCCGGCGACTCCGGTTGCCGCAGTTGCATCCAACGAGGTCGAGGAGACATCTATGTCACAGACCCCTGAAGAGATCCTGGCCGCTGAAGGCGCTGAAAACGGTTCGGTAGAAGAAGTAGACACGGTTTCAACCGAAGAGATCGCCGACGCAGAGGATCAGGCTTCGCGCCTCGATGCCAATGACGACGCGGATGCTCGCGAAGCCGAAATTGAACTGAATAACGACACCATAGATCAGCTTGTCGACGACGCTCAGGAGAATTCGAGCGAAGGAATCGATGAGTAAAGTTCCACAAAATCGGGCAGCGAAGACGCAATCTTCGCTGCCCGATAAAACAGGCACTAACAAATTTGCAACGTTCGCGCGATAATGTAAGCAGAGGCGAGCGTTGTTTGTGACCAACGCCACCTCGACACTCTTCAACGACAAGGTTTTCTATGACCAGCTAGCGCCGAAGAGTCGGCCCACGGTGAACCGCGCGGCCCAACAAGGATTGAATGAGCAAAGTTCGTATCAATGATCTCGCCCGTGAGCTTGAAGTCAAGAGCAAGTCGATTCTCGACGCCTTGACCGCCGTTGGCGTTACCGAAAAGAAGACCCACTCCTCGTCCATTGAG
Proteins encoded:
- a CDS encoding putative toxin-antitoxin system toxin component, PIN family, encoding MPRRVVFDTTTVVSALLFRGGRLAWLLAHWESGDCVPLVATATAAELTRVLAYPKFRLSAEDQRELLAQYLPFCEVVAEVSSCPIHCRDVKDQPFLDLAHTAHAELLVSGDSDLLALAGQTAFVIETPESYRSRVEML
- a CDS encoding ribosome maturation factor RimP, whose protein sequence is MAISLESIRATAERVATSHGLEVVEVEFAGGGKHRTLRVFVEKDEAGRAALRAQAEDPEQAELLPKGVPLEVLSGTTHEDCAAFAQDFGTVLDVEELIPGTTEYTLEVSSPGLERKLLKPADWTRFNGQIVKLQTFTPVEANRHFTGRLTAFDGTDLTLDLSAVKQKGKAKKSSTSQTVSIALHNVEKAHLVAEI
- the nusA gene encoding transcription termination factor NusA, which produces MASPLYQSIELLSREKGIDPEIVVGAVEDAIALATRKFYKTTENMRGEFDRETGEIRAYVYKTVVEGEEQVEEPENQLTLDAAREIAPEVEVGGELRFYKDTSPLGRIAAQMAKQVIFQKVREAERDTVFLEYGDKSGEIINATVKRLEPMDVIFDLGKAEARMPKREQSRLEQFAVGERVRVVLLRVDRAAKGPQVIVSRAAPALVQSLFQSEVPEIYDGTVAVKAIAREAGERTKIAVQSRDKDVDPVGACVGMKGMRVQSIIRELRGEKIDIIEYSDEITTFAEKALQPAKASRVSITDLAEKQLEVIVDDTQLSLAIGKKGQNVRLAAKLLGWKIDIKSEEEKRQEVEQQMQAMSGGPSTPIEQVTELDHAIMEKLIAAGITTVEAVADMTEEELGEVPGIGEKSVTKIATAVRHYFGHYEEGEARPEVAAEERPATPVAAVASNEVEETSMSQTPEEILAAEGAENGSVEEVDTVSTEEIADAEDQASRLDANDDADAREAEIELNNDTIDQLVDDAQENSSEGIDE